From the genome of Virgibacillus proomii, one region includes:
- a CDS encoding MerR family transcriptional regulator — MKVKEVAALVGISVRTLHHYDAIGLLKPGHKTETGYRIYTDKELERLQQILFFKELGFSLKKIKEIMDSPSYNQIEALKVQQKMLLAKQKQINTMLETIEKTIKHSKGEIAMSNQERFKGFDFRSNPYEQEARERWGNEVEEANKKINNLSSYERKDLENSMIEIYCNLSTIRHQDPASEEAQQWIGMWFDLLNRIGTYSLTAFKGLGKMYVEDERFTKNIDKFGDGLAKFMQEAMAIYAAKHSAGQE, encoded by the coding sequence ATGAAAGTGAAAGAGGTAGCTGCTTTAGTTGGGATTAGCGTGCGCACACTTCATCATTATGATGCTATTGGATTGTTAAAACCTGGGCATAAGACGGAAACGGGTTATCGCATATATACAGATAAAGAGTTGGAACGGCTGCAGCAAATATTGTTTTTTAAAGAACTTGGTTTCTCGTTAAAGAAGATTAAAGAGATAATGGATAGTCCTTCCTATAATCAAATAGAAGCATTGAAAGTTCAACAAAAAATGCTGCTTGCCAAACAAAAGCAAATTAACACAATGCTTGAGACGATTGAAAAAACGATTAAACATTCGAAAGGAGAGATAGCGATGAGTAATCAAGAGCGTTTTAAAGGGTTTGATTTTCGCAGTAATCCTTATGAACAAGAAGCCCGTGAACGATGGGGGAATGAAGTGGAAGAAGCGAACAAAAAAATAAATAATCTGTCATCGTACGAACGAAAAGACCTTGAAAATTCGATGATAGAGATTTATTGTAATTTATCAACGATCCGTCATCAAGATCCTGCCTCCGAAGAAGCGCAACAGTGGATTGGGATGTGGTTTGATTTACTTAACCGCATAGGGACATATTCGTTAACAGCTTTTAAAGGATTGGGAAAAATGTATGTAGAGGATGAACGGTTTACGAAGAACATTGACAAATTTGGTGATGGCTTAGCTAAGTTTATGCAGGAAGCAATGGCGATTTATGCAGCAAAACATAGTGCAGGGCAAGAATAG
- the thiE gene encoding thiamine phosphate synthase, which translates to MSPLDLRKSLRKYFIMGSQNCDRDPKQILKEAIAAGITAFQYREKGTGSLTGFQKYILGKQLRDICRYYHVPFFVNDEVELAQVLEADGIHVGQDDLSPTDLRRKFPNKWIGLSISNNQELSASPIDCVDYLGVGPIFATTTKEDAKPPVGTTWISEVKQRYPNMPIVGIGGISTQNANSVIEAGADGVAVISAITRANDIQEAVVQL; encoded by the coding sequence ATGTCACCATTAGATTTGCGTAAATCATTAAGAAAATACTTTATTATGGGCAGTCAAAACTGTGATCGTGACCCCAAACAAATCCTTAAAGAAGCTATTGCTGCTGGTATTACCGCTTTTCAATATCGTGAAAAAGGCACCGGCTCTTTAACAGGCTTTCAAAAATATATCTTAGGCAAGCAACTGCGCGATATTTGTCGTTACTATCATGTTCCCTTTTTTGTGAATGATGAGGTCGAACTGGCTCAAGTGTTGGAAGCTGACGGCATTCATGTTGGTCAAGATGATTTGTCTCCAACCGATCTGCGAAGGAAATTTCCAAATAAATGGATTGGACTTTCCATATCAAATAATCAAGAATTATCAGCAAGTCCAATAGACTGTGTAGACTACCTAGGCGTTGGTCCAATTTTTGCAACAACGACAAAAGAAGACGCTAAACCCCCAGTTGGCACAACTTGGATCAGTGAGGTAAAGCAACGTTATCCAAATATGCCCATCGTTGGGATCGGTGGAATCTCTACTCAAAATGCGAACTCTGTAATTGAGGCTGGAGCAGATGGAGTCGCAGTTATCTCCGCAATTACCAGGGCAAACGATATTCAAGAAGCAGTAGTCCAACTTTAA
- the thiM gene encoding hydroxyethylthiazole kinase: MRESVIQHVRVNNPLIHNITNEVVMNFTANGLLAFGGSPIMAKAKEEAEQMASISDGVLINIGTTTLQELPAMKLAGRAANKTGIPVVLDPVGVGATSFRKDVVKELLKEIQFTAIKGNAGEMAQLVDIPWKVKGVESVGAGNAEEIAVKVAETYRTTAVVTGEIDFIGKDGNVLKNTSGHPWLEKITGAGCLLGSILTACLTAEEAAEEKAYAAVQFYGLAAEYAVKQNHISGPGSFLPAFIDALSLDLEQLGMN, translated from the coding sequence ATGAGAGAATCTGTTATTCAGCACGTCAGAGTAAATAATCCTCTGATACACAATATTACAAACGAAGTCGTTATGAACTTCACCGCAAATGGTTTATTAGCTTTTGGCGGTTCACCAATTATGGCAAAAGCAAAAGAAGAAGCCGAGCAAATGGCGTCTATTTCAGATGGTGTGCTCATTAATATTGGAACGACTACGTTACAGGAACTGCCAGCCATGAAGCTCGCAGGAAGAGCAGCAAATAAAACTGGAATACCTGTGGTACTTGATCCTGTAGGTGTCGGTGCAACATCCTTTCGAAAGGATGTTGTAAAGGAGTTATTAAAGGAGATCCAATTTACAGCCATTAAAGGAAATGCCGGCGAAATGGCTCAACTTGTTGATATTCCATGGAAAGTAAAAGGTGTTGAATCTGTAGGCGCTGGTAATGCGGAAGAAATTGCTGTAAAAGTAGCAGAAACTTACAGAACTACTGCCGTCGTTACTGGAGAAATCGATTTTATTGGCAAGGATGGAAATGTGCTAAAAAATACATCAGGTCATCCATGGTTAGAAAAAATCACTGGTGCTGGTTGCTTATTAGGTTCTATCTTAACAGCCTGTTTAACAGCGGAGGAGGCTGCGGAAGAAAAGGCTTATGCTGCGGTTCAATTTTATGGTTTAGCAGCAGAGTATGCAGTAAAACAAAATCATATATCTGGTCCGGGAAGTTTCCTTCCAGCATTTATTGATGCACTATCATTAGATTTAGAACAATTAGGGATGAACTAA
- the thiD gene encoding bifunctional hydroxymethylpyrimidine kinase/phosphomethylpyrimidine kinase encodes MKQPPCALTIAGTDPSGGAGIQADLKTFQELAVYGMSVITSIVAQNTTGVQNVHHIPIEMLKDQLESVFSDMPVHSVKTGMIANESMMKIIAEQLPKTNASYVMDPVMVATSGDALIAEEARDFLKEQLLPLAKVVTPNIPEAEFITGQKIHDIDDLKEAAREIVEKHGAQAALVKGGHMQGDAIDYLYDGNTIHTFHSERIHTKNTHGTGCTYSAAITAYLSKGLPLYEAVKQAKQFVTAAIKYSFPLGAGNGPTNHWGIRKERVEQ; translated from the coding sequence ATGAAACAACCCCCATGTGCGTTAACAATAGCAGGAACTGATCCGAGTGGTGGAGCAGGAATACAAGCAGATTTGAAAACATTCCAGGAATTAGCTGTATATGGAATGTCCGTGATTACATCTATAGTAGCGCAAAACACTACTGGTGTCCAAAATGTTCATCATATACCAATTGAAATGCTAAAAGATCAATTGGAGTCTGTTTTTTCAGATATGCCTGTTCACAGTGTCAAAACAGGAATGATTGCCAATGAGTCAATGATGAAAATTATTGCTGAACAACTGCCTAAAACAAATGCCAGTTATGTAATGGATCCTGTAATGGTAGCTACAAGTGGCGATGCTTTAATTGCAGAAGAAGCGCGTGACTTTTTAAAGGAACAGCTTTTACCTTTAGCTAAGGTAGTTACTCCAAATATCCCTGAAGCTGAATTTATTACAGGTCAGAAAATACATGACATTGATGATTTAAAAGAAGCTGCCAGAGAAATCGTTGAAAAACATGGAGCCCAAGCTGCACTTGTTAAAGGCGGACATATGCAAGGAGATGCTATCGACTATTTATATGATGGAAATACTATTCATACATTCCATTCAGAACGGATTCATACCAAAAATACCCATGGCACAGGATGCACATACTCAGCCGCCATTACTGCCTATTTAAGTAAAGGACTGCCGCTTTATGAAGCCGTTAAACAAGCCAAACAGTTTGTAACAGCAGCTATTAAGTATTCATTCCCGCTTGGTGCTGGAAATGGTCCGACCAATCATTGGGGAATTCGCAAGGAAAGGGTTGAACAATGA
- the tenA gene encoding thiaminase II, producing MMFTNKLREENDDIFQMIFHHPFVQGIGIGEISHQSLAHYVKGDFEYLNAFMRIYGIAIAKSKRREDISYFFNRIYFILNDEAHPHHNFCNYLGLKYVDLQGYSLPPTADHYVKHMLYHAQLGTSGELLGVLLPCPWTYFEIGQELMKQYKPTSNHPFYEWITFYASPSSETMTANMRNRLDQLAEKASNEELNKISEAFRKSCQLEFKFWEMAYRCEEWPGK from the coding sequence ATCATGTTTACAAATAAGTTACGCGAAGAAAATGATGATATCTTTCAAATGATCTTTCACCATCCATTTGTTCAAGGCATTGGCATTGGTGAAATTTCTCATCAATCACTTGCTCATTATGTTAAAGGTGACTTTGAATACTTGAATGCATTTATGAGAATCTATGGGATTGCTATAGCTAAATCAAAAAGACGTGAGGATATCAGCTATTTTTTTAATCGTATTTACTTCATATTAAATGATGAAGCACATCCTCACCATAACTTTTGTAATTATCTTGGTTTGAAATATGTAGATTTGCAAGGCTATTCCCTTCCACCTACTGCTGATCATTATGTAAAACATATGTTGTACCATGCTCAGTTAGGGACTTCTGGTGAATTACTCGGTGTGCTGCTTCCTTGTCCATGGACCTATTTTGAAATAGGACAAGAGCTTATGAAGCAGTATAAGCCTACGAGTAATCATCCATTTTATGAGTGGATTACGTTTTACGCAAGCCCATCATCTGAAACAATGACAGCTAACATGCGAAATCGACTGGATCAACTGGCTGAAAAAGCCTCTAATGAGGAACTAAATAAAATTAGCGAGGCATTTCGCAAAAGCTGCCAATTAGAATTCAAGTTTTGGGAAATGGCTTATAGATGTGAAGAATGGCCAGGTAAATAA
- the thiW gene encoding energy coupling factor transporter S component ThiW produces the protein MKKIYLLTLMAVFVAIGTLGAQFFWFPAGIAKAYPVQHAVNVMAAITLGPGPAVVIAFMIGLLRNMLGLGTILAFPGAVIGAWLAGMLYHWFGKKIWAIVGESFGTGIIGALTAVPLANLFMDSSAGALFFIPSFLVSSVTGAFIGWLVLLRVKPENMIRLQGNY, from the coding sequence ATGAAAAAGATCTACCTACTAACATTAATGGCTGTTTTTGTAGCAATTGGCACACTGGGAGCGCAGTTTTTCTGGTTTCCAGCTGGAATTGCAAAAGCATATCCTGTTCAGCATGCCGTTAATGTAATGGCAGCAATTACATTAGGCCCAGGACCTGCTGTAGTAATAGCTTTTATGATTGGGTTATTACGTAATATGCTTGGACTGGGAACGATTCTTGCATTTCCCGGTGCTGTGATTGGCGCTTGGTTAGCAGGAATGCTGTATCACTGGTTTGGGAAGAAAATATGGGCTATAGTCGGTGAAAGCTTTGGTACAGGAATAATCGGCGCTTTGACCGCAGTACCACTTGCCAACCTGTTTATGGATAGTAGTGCCGGCGCGCTATTCTTTATACCGTCGTTTTTAGTAAGTAGTGTCACCGGTGCCTTTATTGGCTGGCTTGTTCTTTTACGCGTCAAACCAGAGAACATGATTCGATTACAAGGAAACTACTAG
- a CDS encoding ATP-binding cassette domain-containing protein, whose translation MNIAKYTLKVKGKTLLQDTDLHFSKGKISHIIGKNGVGKSQLAKDFLLNNSKRISNDISQNVSLISSSSNIPNDVSKDFLLSFLSRKFGSKMIDTITPLLNLENIDGKVLIKNLSNGQKQKLKLLSFLLADKNIIVLDEITNALDKKTVIEIHRFLNEYIHENSEKIIINITHNLSDLKAVAGDYYLFHNLGIQKYDLVEKLIEVYINE comes from the coding sequence ATGAACATAGCCAAATATACTTTAAAAGTGAAAGGTAAAACGTTACTTCAGGACACGGACTTGCATTTTTCAAAAGGAAAAATCAGTCATATCATCGGAAAAAATGGGGTTGGGAAATCACAACTTGCCAAAGACTTTCTATTAAATAATAGTAAGCGAATCAGTAACGATATCAGTCAAAACGTTTCTTTAATATCCAGTTCGTCGAATATACCTAATGATGTTTCTAAAGATTTTTTATTATCCTTTTTAAGTAGAAAATTCGGTTCAAAAATGATAGATACGATTACCCCTTTACTTAATCTTGAGAATATTGACGGTAAAGTTCTGATCAAAAATTTAAGCAATGGGCAAAAACAAAAATTAAAATTGCTTAGCTTCTTACTCGCAGACAAAAATATCATTGTTTTAGATGAAATAACAAATGCATTAGACAAGAAAACGGTTATAGAAATACATCGCTTTCTAAACGAATATATTCATGAAAATTCAGAGAAGATAATCATAAACATTACCCACAACTTGTCTGATCTAAAGGCTGTCGCAGGGGATTATTATTTATTTCATAACCTAGGGATTCAAAAATATGATTTAGTGGAAAAATTAATTGAAGTGTATATAAATGAGTAA
- a CDS encoding helix-turn-helix domain-containing protein, which produces MYSRQVDMGYKILIKLSHEELSQICGTTREFISRSINQLKKENVISYDKADQYIIVKNIAFLRKFIHCEHCPLHFCELT; this is translated from the coding sequence ATGTATAGTCGTCAAGTAGATATGGGTTATAAAATTTTGATAAAACTTTCTCACGAAGAATTAAGTCAAATTTGTGGGACAACACGTGAGTTTATTTCTCGAAGTATAAACCAGTTAAAAAAAGAGAATGTTATTTCATATGATAAAGCAGATCAATATATTATAGTCAAAAATATAGCCTTTCTAAGAAAATTTATTCATTGCGAACATTGTCCTCTCCATTTTTGTGAACTTACATAA
- a CDS encoding Crp/Fnr family transcriptional regulator has protein sequence MGISKITNDEIFNFVSKKGCFCSCKKGQIINMDTEKQSYIYAVIDGFMFVKQSALNGKELIIKIIKPGNFFLLDISDYEYINYQYYALAKTDCQLVKLRESVFTNALDKNTNLKANWLTYVYNQVNKKNLIIRDLLYSEKKEHYIQH, from the coding sequence ATGGGCATAAGCAAAATTACAAATGACGAAATATTTAATTTTGTTTCTAAGAAAGGCTGCTTTTGTTCTTGTAAAAAAGGTCAGATAATCAATATGGACACGGAAAAACAATCCTACATCTATGCAGTCATAGATGGCTTTATGTTTGTTAAACAGTCAGCCTTGAACGGAAAGGAATTGATCATTAAAATCATAAAACCCGGTAATTTCTTTTTACTAGATATATCCGATTACGAATATATCAATTATCAATACTATGCATTGGCTAAAACAGATTGCCAGTTAGTGAAACTTAGGGAAAGCGTTTTCACTAATGCATTAGATAAAAATACGAACTTAAAAGCCAATTGGCTGACATATGTTTACAACCAAGTGAATAAAAAGAATCTAATCATAAGAGATTTACTTTATTCGGAAAAAAAGGAGCACTATATTCAACATTAA
- a CDS encoding response regulator transcription factor has protein sequence MRKMTILVTDDDQEIADLISIHLEKEGYDVFKAADGEEAWQLIQTKPVHLVILDIMMPKLDGYEVTKRIREKYQMPIIFLSAKTSDFDKVKGLVIGADDYMTKPFTPIELIARVNAQLRRFMVLNGAKEEQEHVLEFGGLRIHPEQRSVTLYEEPVDLTPKEFDILYLLASNPKKVFNVETIFRHVWGDLYYEGANTVMVHIRTLRKKLKEDQRKDKWIKTIWGVGYSFYG, from the coding sequence ATGAGAAAAATGACAATTTTAGTAACGGATGATGATCAAGAGATTGCCGATCTTATTTCGATTCATTTAGAAAAAGAAGGCTATGATGTATTTAAGGCAGCAGATGGAGAAGAAGCGTGGCAGCTCATTCAAACAAAACCAGTTCATTTGGTGATTTTAGATATTATGATGCCTAAGCTAGATGGTTATGAAGTAACAAAACGGATTAGAGAAAAGTATCAAATGCCGATTATCTTTTTAAGTGCGAAAACTTCGGATTTTGATAAGGTGAAAGGATTAGTAATCGGTGCAGATGATTATATGACAAAGCCATTTACGCCAATTGAATTAATTGCTCGTGTTAATGCACAATTGAGGCGGTTTATGGTGTTAAATGGAGCGAAAGAGGAACAAGAGCATGTTTTAGAATTTGGCGGACTTCGTATCCATCCAGAACAGCGCAGTGTAACATTGTATGAAGAACCAGTAGATTTAACACCGAAGGAATTCGACATATTGTATCTATTGGCTAGCAACCCAAAAAAGGTGTTTAATGTGGAGACAATTTTTCGCCACGTATGGGGTGATTTGTATTATGAAGGTGCAAATACAGTGATGGTACATATCCGGACGTTAAGAAAAAAATTAAAAGAGGATCAAAGAAAAGATAAGTGGATTAAAACGATATGGGGAGTGGGGTATAGCTTTTATGGATAA
- a CDS encoding sensor histidine kinase, translating into MDKMIKSFRFKMVMLFGLSMLYAGMITYISFLGLRFYYQNYVKFDDPLAWIRGRIASIGDFNFFMLLFIPLSILFFFLLTKRYSVYFKEISNGIHQLANGNFKHYVQIDTKDEFHSIAEDINIAMQKLQTAIQRGDFAESSKDQLVVNLAHDLRTPLTSVLGYLDLVLKNDDLTEEEKHHYLSISYKKSERLELLINELFDITKMNYGMLQLNKTEINLGDLLQQLNEEFYPVLKKNHLQTRLDVQSELIVYADGEQLARVFENLFTNAIRYGYDGQFIDIKAYVDSKTIVVQIVNYGDCIPKEVIPHIFDMFYKTDSSRKYQAGSTGLGLFIAKNIVEQHGGTITVDSTVIRTIFEVRLPKNE; encoded by the coding sequence ATGGATAAAATGATAAAAAGCTTTCGGTTTAAAATGGTCATGCTGTTTGGCTTAAGTATGTTGTATGCGGGTATGATTACGTATATTAGCTTTTTAGGTCTCCGCTTCTATTATCAAAACTATGTGAAATTTGATGATCCGCTTGCCTGGATTCGTGGCAGGATAGCCTCTATAGGTGATTTTAATTTTTTCATGCTTTTGTTCATCCCACTATCGATTCTTTTTTTCTTTCTATTAACGAAGCGTTACTCTGTGTACTTTAAGGAAATTTCCAATGGCATTCATCAACTAGCTAATGGGAATTTTAAACATTATGTACAAATTGATACAAAGGACGAATTCCATAGTATTGCAGAGGATATTAATATAGCCATGCAAAAACTACAAACAGCGATTCAACGTGGGGACTTTGCGGAGAGCAGTAAAGACCAGTTAGTCGTTAATTTAGCTCATGATTTAAGAACTCCGTTAACTTCGGTACTTGGTTATTTGGATTTGGTATTGAAAAATGATGATTTGACGGAGGAAGAGAAGCATCATTACTTGTCCATATCCTATAAGAAATCGGAGCGCTTAGAGTTATTAATTAATGAATTATTTGATATTACCAAAATGAATTATGGAATGCTCCAATTAAATAAAACTGAAATTAACCTTGGTGATTTACTTCAGCAATTAAATGAAGAATTTTACCCTGTTTTGAAAAAGAACCATCTACAAACTCGTTTGGATGTACAATCAGAATTAATTGTATATGCAGATGGGGAACAGCTCGCTCGAGTATTTGAGAACCTTTTTACCAATGCTATCCGTTATGGTTACGATGGTCAATTTATTGATATCAAGGCTTATGTTGATTCAAAAACGATTGTAGTGCAAATTGTAAATTATGGTGATTGTATACCGAAGGAAGTTATACCGCATATTTTTGATATGTTTTATAAAACCGATTCGTCAAGAAAATATCAAGCAGGAAGTACGGGTTTAGGCTTATTTATAGCCAAAAATATTGTTGAACAGCATGGAGGAACGATTACTGTTGATAGCACAGTGATACGTACCATATTTGAAGTACGGTTACCAAAAAATGAATAG
- a CDS encoding M15 family metallopeptidase — protein sequence MKISRFICLTIIIIVIAILWFDESNAPTTLNQEQWDNGEETIKLTIHPEDVHKGNLVLVNQEYGIKENNVKNDLINLFENQDLIADYGLLDKNIQLSKEVMVHFNAMVEAAKKDGATDFLISSGYRGFKQQKKLYQEMGKEFALPAGFSEHQLGISLDVGSSEGKMEKTDEGKWIAENAWNYGFILRYPKDKTAITGIEYEPWHIRYVGKPHSKIMHDKDYVLEEYLAFLKDKKNVEVLVDGIKYNISYYPIMKPKSVIVPTDYGYEISGDNFNGVIVTIHK from the coding sequence ATGAAAATAAGTAGATTTATATGTTTAACAATAATTATTATAGTTATCGCAATCCTATGGTTTGATGAATCAAACGCACCAACTACTTTAAATCAAGAACAATGGGATAATGGTGAAGAAACTATTAAATTAACTATTCATCCAGAAGATGTACATAAAGGAAACTTAGTGTTAGTAAATCAAGAATACGGTATTAAAGAAAATAATGTAAAAAACGATTTAATTAATTTATTTGAAAATCAGGATTTAATAGCTGATTATGGATTATTAGATAAAAATATTCAGTTATCTAAGGAAGTGATGGTTCACTTTAATGCCATGGTAGAAGCTGCTAAGAAAGATGGAGCAACCGACTTTTTAATTAGCAGTGGGTATCGTGGTTTTAAGCAACAAAAAAAGCTATATCAAGAGATGGGAAAAGAATTTGCACTACCAGCAGGCTTTAGTGAACATCAATTAGGTATATCACTTGATGTAGGTTCATCAGAGGGGAAAATGGAAAAAACAGATGAAGGAAAATGGATTGCCGAAAATGCTTGGAACTACGGTTTTATCTTACGCTATCCAAAAGATAAAACAGCAATTACTGGTATTGAATACGAACCGTGGCATATTCGTTATGTAGGTAAACCGCATAGTAAGATTATGCATGATAAAGATTATGTATTAGAGGAGTATTTAGCATTTTTAAAAGATAAAAAGAATGTTGAGGTTCTAGTGGATGGAATAAAATATAACATAAGTTATTATCCGATTATGAAGCCAAAGTCAGTGATCGTACCTACTGATTATGGATATGAAATTTCCGGTGATAACTTTAATGGTGTAATCGTTACTATTCATAAGTAG
- a CDS encoding thermonuclease family protein, with the protein MRKHVRSKVVFIWFIVALIFLHFTMVLNETAAKNKQRDELFISEYIEGSSFNKAIEIYNGTGASVNLDKYQLALYSNGKPEPSQSERLSGILHDGEVLVISHSQASNAIQQVADITSNIVNFNGNDAIVLEKDGQVMDAVGTIGDDSDFTKDITLVRNANIMVPSQNFEITEWTTYGKDTFIYLGSHTIGGEEPTDPEPNPKLESYSIGEARQLSDGKEVVVEGIVTVNSEAISNGNQFSTYIQDETGGMNLFLFAQGEIPELEKGDYVKVTGKLASYKGLKKMVPTSIDILAKDKSMPEVQQITLKDLQNKEIAESYEGELIRVNGFIASIPDSPVGGGYNIPFMDKDYHSTLLRIMENSLTITRVKEKQWYDVTAIVSQYDDYQLIPTEQEDIQVAEEQPEPPSAAGEYKTTVNKITDGDTIRISDPVLGSDRVRFVNMDTPETYPAKNKDLNREEINGNQKLHGDAATDHIQTLIQPGDEVIIKVGDQPMDDYGRLLAEVITTDGKNVNLEMVRDGYAVSYFIAPIDEEAYPKYQQAVKEAKDKGLGIWNADNLLMELPFAFRANDDQKGFLRYVGNSDTKEYVIPDNWAEVPVEKRVFFSSPKEAESYGYTPVCVQDE; encoded by the coding sequence ATGCGGAAACATGTAAGGAGTAAAGTAGTTTTTATATGGTTCATTGTTGCTTTGATTTTTTTACATTTTACCATGGTACTAAATGAAACTGCTGCTAAAAACAAACAAAGAGACGAACTATTTATCTCGGAATATATTGAGGGAAGTTCCTTTAACAAGGCCATTGAAATATATAATGGTACGGGGGCAAGCGTTAACTTGGATAAGTACCAATTAGCACTATACAGTAACGGGAAACCAGAGCCCTCGCAATCAGAACGTCTTTCAGGTATTTTACATGATGGTGAAGTCCTTGTAATTAGTCACAGCCAGGCTAGTAATGCGATACAGCAAGTGGCAGACATTACTTCGAACATTGTAAATTTTAATGGGAATGATGCGATCGTTTTAGAAAAAGACGGACAAGTAATGGATGCAGTTGGCACTATTGGCGATGATAGTGATTTTACTAAGGATATCACACTCGTCAGGAATGCAAACATTATGGTGCCTTCTCAAAACTTTGAAATAACGGAATGGACAACGTATGGAAAGGATACGTTTATTTATTTAGGCAGCCATACGATAGGCGGAGAGGAACCGACTGACCCTGAGCCTAATCCAAAACTAGAAAGTTATTCTATTGGAGAAGCAAGGCAATTAAGTGATGGTAAAGAAGTTGTTGTTGAAGGAATAGTGACGGTAAATTCAGAAGCAATTAGTAATGGCAACCAGTTTTCTACATATATTCAGGATGAGACGGGCGGAATGAATCTGTTTCTGTTTGCCCAAGGTGAAATACCAGAGCTTGAAAAAGGCGATTATGTCAAGGTAACTGGTAAGCTAGCTTCTTATAAAGGATTAAAAAAGATGGTTCCGACATCCATTGATATTTTAGCTAAAGACAAATCAATGCCAGAAGTACAGCAAATTACTTTAAAGGATTTGCAAAATAAAGAGATCGCTGAATCGTATGAAGGAGAGCTGATAAGGGTAAACGGCTTCATTGCTTCGATTCCTGACTCACCTGTGGGTGGTGGTTACAATATTCCTTTTATGGATAAGGATTATCATTCAACTTTATTGCGCATTATGGAAAATTCGTTAACTATTACTCGGGTAAAAGAAAAGCAATGGTATGATGTAACCGCAATTGTTAGTCAATACGATGATTATCAGCTTATTCCTACTGAACAGGAAGATATACAAGTTGCCGAGGAGCAGCCGGAGCCTCCCTCCGCTGCAGGCGAATATAAAACAACGGTTAATAAAATCACAGATGGAGATACAATTCGTATTTCAGATCCAGTGCTTGGCAGTGATCGGGTTCGTTTTGTAAATATGGATACGCCAGAAACATACCCGGCAAAAAATAAAGATCTAAATCGAGAGGAAATCAACGGAAACCAGAAGTTACATGGTGATGCAGCTACAGATCATATTCAAACGCTCATCCAACCAGGAGATGAAGTAATTATAAAAGTTGGTGATCAACCAATGGACGATTATGGACGTTTACTTGCAGAGGTTATTACGACAGATGGAAAAAATGTTAATTTGGAAATGGTACGTGACGGCTATGCAGTTTCTTATTTTATTGCGCCCATAGATGAAGAAGCCTATCCAAAATATCAGCAAGCAGTGAAAGAAGCGAAAGATAAAGGACTTGGCATTTGGAATGCAGATAATCTATTAATGGAATTGCCCTTTGCTTTCCGGGCAAATGATGATCAAAAAGGCTTTTTACGATATGTTGGTAACTCCGATACAAAAGAATATGTGATTCCAGATAACTGGGCTGAAGTACCAGTGGAAAAGCGTGTGTTTTTCTCCAGTCCGAAAGAAGCAGAATCATATGGCTACACACCAGTGTGTGTGCAGGACGAGTGA